One Streptomyces sp. SAI-135 DNA segment encodes these proteins:
- the ehuD gene encoding ectoine/hydroxyectoine ABC transporter permease subunit EhuD, producing MEWDWSAVGDFMPQFWDGLLVTLQALALGSLISFVLGLVWALLMRAPSRFVRWPVGVVTEFVRNTPLLVQLFFLFYVLPEWGVTLSALTTGVIGIGLHYSTYTMQVYRAGIEAVPAGQWEAATALNLPRVRTWQVVILPQAIRRVVPALGNYVISMLKDTPMLMVITVLEMLGEARLFAQEHFQFTEPLTVIGVAFIVISYLASLLLRSLERRLVR from the coding sequence ATGGAGTGGGACTGGAGCGCCGTGGGCGACTTCATGCCGCAGTTCTGGGACGGTCTGCTGGTCACCCTGCAAGCCCTCGCCCTGGGCTCGCTGATCTCGTTCGTGCTCGGCCTGGTGTGGGCGCTGCTGATGCGTGCGCCCTCGCGGTTCGTGCGCTGGCCGGTCGGGGTGGTCACGGAGTTCGTGCGCAACACCCCGCTGCTGGTCCAGCTGTTCTTCCTCTTCTACGTGCTGCCCGAGTGGGGCGTGACCCTGTCCGCGCTGACCACCGGTGTCATCGGGATCGGGCTGCACTACTCGACGTACACCATGCAGGTCTACCGGGCCGGTATCGAGGCGGTGCCCGCCGGCCAGTGGGAGGCGGCGACCGCGCTGAACCTGCCGCGGGTCAGGACCTGGCAGGTGGTGATCCTGCCGCAGGCGATCCGCCGGGTCGTGCCCGCCCTCGGCAACTACGTGATCTCGATGCTCAAGGACACTCCGATGCTGATGGTCATCACGGTCCTGGAGATGCTCGGCGAGGCGCGGCTGTTCGCGCAGGAGCACTTCCAGTTCACCGAGCCGCTGACCGTGATCGGTGTGGCCTTCATCGTCATCTCCTATCTGGCCTCCCTTCTCCTGCGATCCCTGGAGCGACGTCTTGTCCGCTGA